CCCGAGGTATGGATTGACCCCAAAGCATGAATTGACCGCAAACAACGGCACCCTGAAGCGGCGCCTGACCGCGATCGTGGTCGCCGACGTGGTCGGCTATTCGCAACAGATGGCGGAAGACGAGGAAGGCACGTTTACCCGCGTCCGGGCGCTGATGCACGACGAGGTCCCAGGCTACCTTCATCGGCATGACGGCCGCGTTGTAAAGAACACCGGCGACGGTGTCGTAGCGGAGTTCCCCAGCGCCATCGAAGCGGTCCGGTGTGGCGTGGCTATTCAAGCCCATCTCGCAAACCCCGAGCGATCGTCGCCCGGTCTGTTGCTTCGAATGGGCATAAATTTCGGCGATATTATCGTCGACGGCGACGGAGACGTGTTCGGCGACGGTGTGAACGTGGCTGCACGCCTTGAACAGATCGCAGCACCCGGAGGCATTTGCCTTTCGGCAAAAGTGCATGAGGAGGTCCGCGGAGGGCTGCAATTGCCCTTCGAATATTGCGGCGAGTTTCAGCTCAAGAACATTCCCCGACCCGTGGCAGTCTACTCGCTTATTCACCGACCCGAAGGCCCCTCTCCGAGGATCGGCGCCGAGACTTCTGGCTCGAACACGCCATCGATCCTGGTCCGCCCATTTGTCAGCACCGGCGGCGTGGAACCCTATTTCAGCGAAGGATTCACAGAAGACGTCATCACCGAGCTGACGCGGTTCACGCAGCTCTCCGTCGCGTCATATCATACCTCGTTGCGGCTCAAGGATGTGGAACTGCCGAAGCTGGTCTCGGATATCGGGCTCGATTTCGAGCTTTCGGGGCGAATCCGGAGGATGGGGAAGCGTATCCGCCTTTCGTGCGAACTGGTTGACGCGACGTCCGGCGGTGACGTTTGGGCCGAGTATTATGACAGCGACGATCAGGACATATTCGATGTGCAGGACGAACTGGTCCGCAAGATCGTGGGCACGGTTATCGGGCGCCTCAAGGCAGCGGGTGCGGAGAAGGCGCGGCGCAAGCCGCCGGCCAACCTGGCGGCCTATGAGTGCGTGCTGCGCGGCAATGCCTTGCCGCTAGGCGACCTCGCGTCTGAAGCGGAAGCCAGGCAATGGTATCAGCGCGCCATCGACCTCGATCCGACCTATGGGCGCGCTTACGCCAAGCTGGCTCACTACAAGCAGCTGGAATGGTTTCGCGACATGGGATCTTCCGATGCCCTGCTCGACGAGGCGCATGCAATTGCCAAGAAGGCGGTGGCGCTCTCCGCCAACGATCCGGTTTGCCTCAACATTCTCGGCTGGGTGCTGCTGCACCTGCGAGACTTCGACGTCGCCGCGCAACTCTATGCACGGGCCCTCTCCCTCAATCCGAACGATCCCGAGCAGGTTTCTTATCTCGGCACCCTCTATACATTTGGCGGCGAACCGGATCGCGCCATGCAATGGTTCGAGCGGGCGCAGGTGCTCGATCCCCTCTATGAACCATCCTGGTATTGGCCGT
The genomic region above belongs to Mesorhizobium sp. B4-1-4 and contains:
- a CDS encoding adenylate/guanylate cyclase domain-containing protein; protein product: MTANNGTLKRRLTAIVVADVVGYSQQMAEDEEGTFTRVRALMHDEVPGYLHRHDGRVVKNTGDGVVAEFPSAIEAVRCGVAIQAHLANPERSSPGLLLRMGINFGDIIVDGDGDVFGDGVNVAARLEQIAAPGGICLSAKVHEEVRGGLQLPFEYCGEFQLKNIPRPVAVYSLIHRPEGPSPRIGAETSGSNTPSILVRPFVSTGGVEPYFSEGFTEDVITELTRFTQLSVASYHTSLRLKDVELPKLVSDIGLDFELSGRIRRMGKRIRLSCELVDATSGGDVWAEYYDSDDQDIFDVQDELVRKIVGTVIGRLKAAGAEKARRKPPANLAAYECVLRGNALPLGDLASEAEARQWYQRAIDLDPTYGRAYAKLAHYKQLEWFRDMGSSDALLDEAHAIAKKAVALSANDPVCLNILGWVLLHLRDFDVAAQLYARALSLNPNDPEQVSYLGTLYTFGGEPDRAMQWFERAQVLDPLYEPSWYWPFRGIVHFIAGRPEPALVALSRSSTMPTWVSAYMAASSSALGRDSDAKLYAARVLAGTPSFSCSRFVAKEPYRLEEDRATLFKALLAAGLPN